One window of the Suricata suricatta isolate VVHF042 chromosome 7, meerkat_22Aug2017_6uvM2_HiC, whole genome shotgun sequence genome contains the following:
- the LOC115295417 gene encoding olfactory receptor 2W1-like: MVNDSHFGGFILLGFPGQPQLEMIISGVAFLFYTIALTGNMAIILLPLLDAHLQTPMYFFLRNLAILDLCYTTNIVPQMLANVWGKEKNIFFGGCALQLFTDVTLCTVECLLLAVMSYDRFNAVCKPLHYMTMMNPQLCRTLVAMSWGVGVTNCMILSPYAMSLPRCGNHHLDHYFCEMSAMVKIACVDTTTLEVTTFAMCLVIVLVPLLLILVSYGFIAVAVFKIKSAAGRQKALGTCSSHLIVVSIFYGTVIYMYIQPGNSPSQDEGKLLSIFYSIVNPSLNPLIYTLRNKEFKGAMKRLIGKEKSSLETAGH, encoded by the coding sequence ATGGTCAACGATAGCCACTTTGGTGGATTTATACTCCTTGGATTCCCAGGGCAGCCGCAGCTGGAGATGATCATCTCTGGGGTTGCCTTTCTCTTCTACACCATTGCCTTGACGGGAAACATGGCCATCATCCTGCTGCCACTACTGGATGCACATCTACagacccccatgtacttcttccttagGAATTTGGCCATCTTGGATCTCTGTTATACCACAAATATAGTCCCACAGATGTTGGCCAATGTCTGgggtaaggaaaaaaatatcttttttggtgGCTGTGCGCTTCAACTTTTCACTGATGTGACACTATGCACAGTCGAATGTTTGCTTCTGGCTGTGATGTCTTATGACCGGTTCAATGCTGTCTGCAAGCCTCTGCACTACATGACCATGATGAATCCCCAGCTCTGTCGAACCCTGGTGGCCATGAGCTGGGGAGTTGGCGTCACTAATTGCATGATACTTTCTCCCTATGCCATGAGTCTTCCCCGATGTGGGAACCACCATCTGGATCActatttttgtgaaatgtctgcAATGGTCAAGATTGCATGTGTGGACACCACAACCCTGGAGGTAACCACATTTGCCATGTGCCTGGTTATAGTTCTCGTTCCCCTTCTTCTCATTCTGGTTTCTTATGGCTTCATTGCTGTAGCTGTGTTCAAGATCAAATCTGCAGCAGGAAGACAGAAGGCATTAGGGACCTGTTCCTCCCACCTCATTGTGGTGTCCATCTTCTACGGGACTGTTATCTACATGTACATCCAGCCAGGAAACAGTCCATCTCAGGATGAAGGTAAACTTCTCAGTATCTTTTATTCCATTGTCAATCCCAGCTTGAACCCCCTGATCTACACACTAAGGAATAAGGAGTTCAAGGGGGCCATGAAGAGGctgattggaaaagaaaaaagttccctTGAAACAGCAGGACACTAA